In a single window of the Streptomyces cinnabarinus genome:
- a CDS encoding ABC transporter ATP-binding protein, with amino-acid sequence MTAHRSELAVDVRGLRKRYGDLTAVDGIDLGIRAGEVFGLLGPNGAGKSTTVEILQGHRDRDAGEVFVLGADPAQGTRAWRSRVGIVWQDESAPAELTVRETVQHFARYYPRPRDPEEVIGLVGLEAKANSRIKALSGGQRRRLDVALGVIGGPDLLLLDEPTTGFDPAARRQFWELIRTLSDEGTTIVLTTHYLEEAEALADRLAIVTAGRIVAEGPPAALRERHGTGATVEWTERDGTPRAEHTDTPTRTVAELTHRFDGEIPGLTVTRPTLEDVYLRLTGQEDAR; translated from the coding sequence ATGACAGCACACAGGAGCGAACTCGCGGTGGATGTACGAGGACTGCGCAAGCGGTACGGCGACCTCACCGCGGTCGACGGCATCGATCTCGGTATCCGCGCGGGAGAGGTGTTCGGCCTGCTCGGACCCAATGGCGCGGGCAAGAGCACCACGGTGGAGATCCTCCAGGGCCACCGGGACCGGGACGCGGGCGAGGTCTTCGTGCTCGGCGCGGACCCGGCGCAGGGCACGCGTGCGTGGCGTTCACGTGTCGGAATTGTCTGGCAGGACGAATCGGCGCCCGCCGAGTTGACGGTCCGCGAGACCGTGCAGCATTTCGCGCGCTACTACCCGAGGCCGCGCGACCCGGAGGAGGTCATCGGCCTGGTCGGTCTGGAGGCGAAGGCGAACAGCCGGATCAAGGCGCTCTCGGGCGGCCAGCGGCGCCGTCTCGATGTCGCGCTCGGCGTGATCGGCGGCCCCGATCTGCTGCTTCTCGACGAGCCGACGACCGGGTTCGACCCCGCGGCCCGGCGTCAGTTCTGGGAGCTGATCCGCACGCTCTCCGACGAGGGCACGACCATCGTGCTCACCACGCACTACCTGGAGGAGGCAGAGGCGCTGGCGGACCGGCTCGCCATCGTCACCGCGGGACGGATCGTCGCCGAGGGCCCGCCCGCCGCACTGCGCGAGCGGCACGGCACCGGCGCCACCGTCGAGTGGACCGAGCGGGACGGCACCCCGCGCGCCGAGCACACCGACACGCCCACCCGCACGGTCGCCGAGCTGACGCACCGCTTCGACGGTGAGATCCCGGGGCTCACGGTGACCCGCCCCACGCTGGAGGACGTCTACCTCCGGCTCACCGGACAGGAGGACGCGCGATGA
- a CDS encoding ABC transporter permease — MTTTAVRLRSEASVERLPGAWGLGMRRGALEIRQFFRQRDQVVFTFAFPVVFLFLFASIFSDDVDGAGVTASQLYVPAMMAAGIMSTSFQSLGISIAIERDEKVLRRLRGTPMPPASYFLGKIWLVLVTGLLETAILLLVGTTLYDVNLPSDLTSWFHFTWVFVLGLTACALLGIAISSVPKSGKSATSVVVLPFLVLQFISGVYIAIDTIPDWMLNIGALFPLKWMCQGLRGVFLPDSAQILEQAGGWEFERIALVLGAWCVGGLALCLLTFRWKNRRAG; from the coding sequence ATGACCACGACCGCCGTACGGCTTCGGAGCGAGGCTTCCGTGGAGCGCCTGCCCGGGGCCTGGGGGCTCGGGATGCGGCGGGGTGCGTTGGAGATCAGGCAGTTCTTCCGCCAGCGCGACCAGGTGGTGTTCACCTTCGCCTTCCCGGTCGTCTTCCTGTTCCTGTTCGCGTCGATCTTCAGCGACGACGTGGACGGCGCCGGCGTCACCGCCTCGCAGTTGTACGTCCCCGCGATGATGGCCGCCGGCATCATGTCGACGAGCTTCCAGTCCCTCGGCATCTCGATCGCCATCGAACGCGACGAGAAGGTGCTGCGCCGGCTGCGCGGCACTCCGATGCCCCCGGCCTCCTATTTCCTCGGCAAGATCTGGCTGGTTCTGGTCACCGGTCTGCTGGAGACAGCGATCCTGCTGCTCGTCGGCACGACGCTCTACGACGTGAATCTGCCCTCGGACCTGACCAGTTGGTTCCACTTCACCTGGGTCTTCGTCCTCGGTCTCACGGCGTGCGCGCTGCTCGGCATCGCGATCAGCTCGGTCCCCAAGTCGGGCAAGAGCGCGACCTCCGTGGTGGTCCTGCCCTTCCTGGTCCTGCAGTTCATCTCCGGGGTGTACATCGCGATCGACACCATCCCCGACTGGATGCTGAACATCGGCGCCCTGTTCCCGCTGAAGTGGATGTGCCAGGGGCTGCGCGGGGTGTTCCTGCCGGACTCGGCGCAGATCCTGGAGCAGGCGGGCGGCTGGGAGTTCGAGCGGATCGCCCTGGTGCTCGGGGCGTGGTGCGTCGGAGGATTGGCGCTGTGTCTGCTGACCTTCCGGTGGAAGAACCGGCGCGCCGGATGA
- a CDS encoding DUF948 domain-containing protein encodes MHTVSGGEVAGILVAVFWAILVSFLAVALVRLAQTLRATTKLVADVTDQAVPLLADASSAVRSAQTQIDRVDAIASDVQEVTSNASALSSTVASTFGGPLVKVAAFGYGVRRAIAGRKDDVPVREPRRTVIVGRTVPAARRSKRKKG; translated from the coding sequence GTGCACACAGTGTCCGGTGGAGAGGTGGCCGGGATCCTGGTGGCCGTGTTCTGGGCGATCCTGGTCTCCTTCCTCGCTGTGGCACTGGTGAGGCTGGCCCAGACGCTCAGGGCGACCACCAAGCTGGTCGCGGACGTGACCGATCAGGCCGTACCGCTCCTGGCGGACGCCTCCTCCGCGGTGCGCTCGGCGCAGACCCAGATCGACCGGGTCGACGCCATCGCCTCCGACGTCCAGGAAGTCACCTCCAACGCCTCCGCGCTGTCGTCCACGGTGGCCTCCACCTTCGGTGGCCCCCTGGTCAAGGTCGCGGCCTTCGGCTACGGCGTGCGCCGGGCCATCGCGGGCCGCAAGGACGACGTGCCCGTGCGAGAACCCCGGCGTACCGTGATCGTGGGCCGCACCGTTCCGGCCGCACGGCGGAGCAAGCGGAAGAAGGGCTGA
- the hisS gene encoding histidine--tRNA ligase, whose amino-acid sequence MSTFKAPKGTYDLIPPDSAKFLAVREAIAAPLRNSGYGYIETPGFENVELFARGVGESTDIVTKEMYAFETKGGDQLALRPEGTASVLRAALEANLHKAGNLPVKLWYSGSYYRYERPQKGRYRHFSQVGAEAIGAEDPALDAELIILADQAYRSLGLRDFRILLNSLGDAECRPVYRAALQDFLRGLDLDEDTLRRAEINPLRVLDDKRESVQKQLGEAPLLRDYLCDACKAYHEEVRELITAAGVAFEDDAKLVRGLDYYTRTTFEFVHDGLGSQSAVGGGGRYDGLSEMIGGPALPSVGWALGVDRTVLALEAEGVELALPSTTSVFAVPLGEEARRVLFAKVTELRKVGIAADFSYGAKGLKGAMKNANRSGARYTVVAGERDLAEGVVQLKDMETGEQTAIGVNEIVAELESKLG is encoded by the coding sequence GTGAGCACCTTCAAGGCCCCCAAGGGCACCTACGACCTGATCCCGCCGGACAGCGCCAAGTTCCTGGCCGTCCGCGAGGCGATCGCGGCTCCGCTGCGCAACTCCGGCTACGGCTACATCGAGACGCCCGGCTTCGAGAACGTCGAGCTGTTCGCGCGCGGTGTCGGTGAGTCCACCGACATCGTGACCAAGGAGATGTACGCGTTCGAGACCAAGGGCGGCGACCAGCTCGCGCTGCGTCCCGAGGGAACCGCCTCCGTGCTGCGCGCCGCGCTGGAGGCCAACCTGCACAAGGCGGGCAACCTCCCGGTCAAGCTCTGGTACTCCGGCTCGTACTACCGCTACGAGCGCCCCCAGAAGGGCCGTTACCGCCACTTCTCCCAGGTCGGCGCCGAGGCGATCGGGGCCGAGGACCCGGCGCTGGACGCCGAGCTGATCATCCTGGCGGACCAGGCGTACCGCTCGCTGGGCCTGCGCGACTTCCGTATCCTGCTCAACAGCCTCGGCGACGCGGAGTGCCGTCCGGTCTACCGCGCCGCCCTCCAGGACTTCCTGCGCGGCCTGGACCTCGACGAGGACACCCTGCGCCGCGCGGAGATCAACCCGCTGCGCGTCCTCGACGACAAGCGCGAGTCGGTCCAGAAGCAGCTCGGGGAGGCGCCCCTGCTGCGCGACTATCTCTGCGACGCCTGCAAGGCGTACCACGAGGAGGTCCGCGAACTGATCACGGCCGCGGGCGTGGCCTTCGAGGACGACGCCAAGCTGGTGCGCGGCCTCGACTACTACACGCGCACGACCTTCGAGTTCGTCCACGACGGCCTGGGCTCCCAGTCCGCGGTGGGCGGCGGCGGCCGCTACGACGGTCTGTCCGAGATGATCGGCGGCCCCGCGCTGCCGTCCGTCGGATGGGCCCTCGGCGTCGACCGCACGGTCCTCGCCCTGGAGGCCGAGGGCGTGGAGCTCGCGCTGCCCTCCACGACCAGCGTGTTCGCGGTGCCGCTCGGCGAGGAGGCCCGGCGGGTCCTGTTCGCGAAGGTCACCGAGCTGCGCAAGGTCGGCATCGCGGCGGACTTCTCGTACGGCGCGAAGGGCCTCAAGGGCGCCATGAAGAACGCCAACCGCAGTGGCGCCCGCTACACCGTCGTGGCCGGTGAGCGCGACCTCGCGGAAGGCGTCGTCCAGCTCAAGGACATGGAGACCGGCGAGCAGACGGCGATCGGCGTCAACGAGATCGTGGCCGAGCTGGAGTCCAAGCTCGGCTGA
- a CDS encoding vitamin K epoxide reductase family protein, producing the protein MSKTTVKDVSTEPEPERTVEAPRREGGSTAFALMLVITGAAGLLAAWVITIDKFKLLEAKVEGKTFVPGCSLNPVVSCGSVMESDQASVFGFPNPMLGLVAYGIVICVGVSLLARARFPRWYWLTFNAGTLFGVSFCAWLMFQSLYRIGALCLWCSLAWVATIIMFWYVTSFNVRNGFLPAPRWLKSFFGEFTWVLPVLHIGVIGILIMTRWWDFWTS; encoded by the coding sequence ATGAGCAAGACGACAGTGAAAGACGTCTCCACCGAGCCCGAACCGGAGCGCACCGTCGAGGCGCCACGCAGAGAGGGCGGCAGTACCGCCTTCGCGCTGATGCTGGTGATCACCGGCGCTGCCGGACTGCTCGCGGCGTGGGTCATCACGATCGACAAGTTCAAGCTGCTGGAGGCCAAGGTCGAGGGGAAGACCTTCGTCCCCGGGTGCAGCCTGAACCCCGTCGTCTCCTGCGGCAGCGTCATGGAGAGCGACCAGGCGTCGGTCTTCGGCTTCCCCAACCCGATGCTCGGCCTAGTCGCCTACGGCATCGTCATCTGCGTCGGCGTCAGCCTGCTCGCCCGCGCCCGCTTCCCGCGCTGGTACTGGCTCACCTTCAACGCCGGCACCCTCTTCGGCGTGAGCTTCTGCGCCTGGCTGATGTTCCAGTCGCTGTACCGCATCGGCGCCCTGTGCCTGTGGTGCTCCCTGGCCTGGGTCGCGACGATCATCATGTTCTGGTACGTGACCTCGTTCAACGTGCGCAACGGCTTCCTGCCGGCACCGCGCTGGCTGAAGAGCTTCTTCGGCGAGTTCACCTGGGTGCTCCCGGTGCTGCACATCGGCGTCATCGGCATCCTGATCATGACCCGCTGGTGGGACTTCTGGACCAGCTGA
- a CDS encoding sensor histidine kinase: MTVSTAAASAYTWDRSFRLWDTFFALIWLATLVFVLGTGFPGWPVRLTSAALLVPLIPLYVLVGRPILRADPPDERRALGYLTAAVALFLPSAVLVGETRLMTFALVPQCFMTLRTRWAFVAVGVINLVPVLGWALLWWPGDEAVFFNSVFALVTFVFSIAVGSWIIRVIEQSQERAELIAELDASRHEVSRLSAAHGALAERERMAREIHDTLAQGFTSLLMLVQAVEAELEHDVPQARRHLALMDDTARQNLAEARALVAGAAPADLDGASLPDALGRLAARRAATLEVTGPVRPLPAGPEVVALRSCQEALSNARKHAGSSVSVGITLTYSPDALTVSVRDDGTGFDPSSVTDGYGLAGLRARAAEAGGTARIDSAPGKGTTVTVRLPVPPPRSSS; the protein is encoded by the coding sequence ATGACCGTGTCCACGGCCGCGGCGAGCGCGTACACCTGGGACCGCTCGTTCCGGCTCTGGGACACGTTCTTCGCGCTGATCTGGCTGGCCACCCTGGTGTTCGTGCTCGGCACGGGCTTCCCGGGGTGGCCGGTCCGGCTCACGTCGGCGGCGCTGCTGGTGCCGCTGATCCCGCTGTACGTCCTCGTCGGCCGCCCCATCCTGCGGGCCGATCCGCCCGACGAGCGGCGGGCGCTCGGCTATCTGACGGCGGCTGTGGCGCTGTTCCTGCCGTCTGCGGTGCTGGTGGGCGAGACGCGGCTGATGACGTTCGCGCTGGTCCCCCAGTGCTTCATGACGCTGCGGACGCGGTGGGCGTTCGTGGCCGTGGGCGTGATCAACCTCGTGCCCGTGCTGGGCTGGGCGCTGCTGTGGTGGCCCGGGGACGAGGCCGTGTTCTTCAACTCGGTGTTCGCGCTCGTCACGTTCGTCTTCTCGATCGCCGTCGGCAGCTGGATCATCCGGGTCATCGAGCAGAGCCAGGAGCGGGCCGAGCTGATCGCGGAGTTGGACGCGAGCCGCCACGAGGTGTCGCGGCTGTCGGCGGCGCACGGGGCGCTGGCCGAGCGGGAGCGGATGGCGCGGGAGATCCACGACACGCTCGCCCAGGGCTTCACCAGCCTGCTCATGCTCGTCCAGGCCGTCGAGGCCGAGCTGGAGCACGATGTTCCGCAGGCGCGGCGTCATCTGGCCCTGATGGACGATACGGCCCGGCAGAACCTGGCCGAGGCCCGCGCCCTGGTCGCCGGGGCGGCGCCGGCCGATCTGGACGGTGCCTCGCTCCCGGACGCGCTGGGCCGGCTCGCGGCGCGCCGGGCGGCGACGCTGGAGGTGACCGGACCGGTGCGTCCCCTGCCCGCGGGACCGGAGGTGGTGGCCCTGCGCTCCTGCCAGGAGGCGTTGTCGAACGCCCGTAAGCACGCCGGGAGTTCGGTGTCCGTCGGGATCACGCTGACGTACTCGCCCGACGCCCTCACCGTGTCCGTTCGGGACGACGGCACCGGCTTCGACCCCTCGTCCGTGACCGACGGCTACGGTCTTGCGGGGCTGCGCGCCCGGGCCGCCGAGGCCGGCGGTACCGCCCGGATCGACAGCGCACCGGGCAAGGGCACGACAGTGACGGTCCGGCTGCCCGTACCCCCTCCGAGGAGTTCCTCATGA
- a CDS encoding replication-associated recombination protein A, with the protein MEPDLFTAAAEERQEKDPAASPLAVRMRPRILDEVVGQQHLLKPGSPLRRLVGESGGGPAGPSSVILWGPPGTGKTTLAYVVSKATNKRFVELSAITAGVKEVRAVIEGARRATGGFGKETVLFLDEIHRFSKAQQDSLLPAVENRWVTLIAATTENPYFSVISPLLSRSLLLTLEPLTDDDLRGLLHRGLTDERGLKGAVTLPGDTEDHLLRIAGGDARRALTALEAAAGAALDKGEEAISLTTLEETVDRAAVKYDRDGDQHYDVASALIKSIRGSDVDAALHYLARMIEAGEDPRFIARRLMISASEDIGLADPNALPIAVAAAQAVAMIGFPEAALTLSHATIALALAPKSNSATTAIGAALEDVRKGLAGSVPPHLRDGHYKGAAKLGHAQGYVYPHDLPEGIAEQQYAPDALKDREYYAPTRHGTEARYADAVEWTRKHLGRRRS; encoded by the coding sequence GTGGAGCCCGACCTGTTCACCGCCGCCGCGGAAGAGCGCCAGGAGAAAGACCCGGCCGCCAGCCCCCTGGCCGTCCGGATGCGCCCCCGCATCCTCGACGAGGTGGTGGGCCAGCAGCATCTCCTCAAGCCCGGCTCACCGCTGCGCAGACTGGTCGGGGAGTCCGGCGGCGGCCCCGCCGGACCTTCCTCGGTGATCCTCTGGGGCCCGCCCGGCACCGGCAAGACGACCCTGGCGTACGTCGTCTCCAAGGCCACCAACAAGCGGTTCGTGGAGCTGTCCGCGATCACCGCGGGCGTCAAGGAGGTCCGCGCGGTCATCGAGGGCGCGCGCCGCGCCACCGGCGGGTTCGGCAAGGAGACCGTCCTCTTCCTCGACGAGATCCACCGCTTCAGCAAGGCCCAGCAGGACTCCCTGCTCCCGGCGGTGGAGAACCGCTGGGTGACCCTGATCGCGGCGACCACCGAGAACCCCTACTTCTCGGTCATCTCCCCGCTGCTGTCCCGCTCCCTGCTGCTGACCCTCGAACCCCTCACGGACGACGACCTGCGGGGACTTCTGCACCGGGGGCTCACCGACGAGCGCGGCCTCAAGGGCGCCGTCACCCTCCCCGGCGACACCGAGGACCACCTCCTGCGCATTGCGGGCGGCGACGCCCGGCGCGCCCTGACCGCCCTGGAGGCCGCCGCCGGGGCCGCCCTCGACAAGGGCGAGGAGGCGATCTCCCTCACCACCCTGGAGGAGACCGTCGACCGCGCCGCCGTGAAGTACGACCGCGACGGCGATCAGCACTACGACGTGGCCAGCGCCCTGATCAAGTCCATCCGCGGCTCCGACGTCGATGCCGCCCTGCACTACCTGGCCCGCATGATCGAGGCCGGCGAGGACCCCCGGTTCATCGCCCGCCGCCTGATGATCTCCGCCAGCGAGGACATCGGCCTCGCCGATCCGAACGCCCTGCCCATCGCGGTCGCCGCCGCCCAGGCCGTCGCCATGATCGGTTTCCCCGAGGCCGCCCTCACCCTCAGCCACGCCACCATCGCCCTCGCCCTGGCCCCGAAATCCAACTCCGCGACGACCGCGATCGGCGCCGCCCTGGAGGACGTACGCAAGGGGCTGGCCGGGTCCGTGCCGCCGCATCTGAGAGACGGCCACTACAAGGGCGCCGCCAAGCTCGGGCACGCGCAGGGGTATGTGTACCCGCACGACCTGCCCGAGGGCATCGCCGAGCAGCAGTACGCCCCGGACGCCCTGAAGGACCGCGAGTACTACGCCCCGACCCGGCACGGCACGGAGGCGCGGTACGCGGACGCCGTGGAGTGGACCAGGAAGCACCTCGGTCGCAGGCGGTCCTGA
- a CDS encoding response regulator gives MIRIILADDHPVVREGLRAMLSAEPDLTVVADASSGPQAEALAAELRPDIVLMDLRMPGGGGVDSIVRMTAAGLPCRVIVLTTYETDRDILRAVEAGAAGYLLKDLPRGELAEAVRAAARGETVLAPSVAARLVDQLRTKPERPRLSDREVAVLRLVAEGCTNAEIGRRLFIGESTVKTHLLRVFGKLGVDDRTAAVTNAMRHGLLDH, from the coding sequence ATGATCCGGATCATCCTGGCCGACGACCATCCCGTCGTACGGGAGGGCCTGCGGGCGATGCTGAGCGCCGAACCGGACCTGACCGTCGTCGCCGACGCCTCCAGCGGCCCGCAGGCCGAGGCGCTGGCGGCCGAACTGCGGCCCGACATCGTGCTGATGGACCTGCGGATGCCGGGCGGCGGGGGCGTGGACTCGATCGTGCGGATGACCGCGGCCGGGCTGCCGTGCCGGGTGATCGTCCTCACGACGTACGAGACGGACCGCGACATCCTGCGGGCCGTGGAAGCGGGCGCCGCGGGCTACCTGCTGAAGGATCTGCCGCGCGGGGAACTGGCGGAGGCCGTACGGGCGGCCGCACGGGGCGAGACGGTGCTGGCACCGTCCGTGGCGGCCCGGCTGGTGGACCAGCTGCGCACCAAGCCGGAGCGGCCGCGGCTGTCGGACCGTGAGGTGGCGGTGCTGCGACTGGTCGCGGAGGGCTGCACCAACGCGGAGATCGGGCGGCGGCTGTTCATCGGGGAGTCGACGGTGAAGACGCATCTGCTGCGCGTCTTCGGAAAGCTGGGAGTCGACGACCGCACAGCCGCCGTGACGAACGCCATGCGCCACGGACTGCTCGACCACTGA
- a CDS encoding ATP-binding protein, translating to MREGQGEDTPVAGNLPLELDAFVGRTAELTGLAEALAGTRLVTVTGVGGVGKSRLAARAAARSAPPDGVWRVELAPVRDPAFVDHAVVAALGLTDHTTRPPRETLLDRLADRQLLLLLDGFEHLVESCAELVTELLGRAPGLRVLAVGRRPLAVPGERLLPLAPLGEDEAVELFTDRAALHGVAVADDADVRELCRRLDGIPLAVELAAGRLRALSPGQLLARLDDRFRLLTRAGGDSPWRHRTLRTAIGWSHELCTPEERLLWARLSVFAGRFDLEAVEYVCSGHGLHSEDVLDVLSELLAQSVVSREETGSGVRYRMLDTVRAYGADWLVATGDADRLRRRHRDWYLGLATWCELDWFSPRQSEVAARVEAELPNLRSALEHCLSEPDEAHLGQLLAGSLWFYWVGCGRLSEGRHWLDQAVRLDSGHEQSRLKALWVLGYVAILQGDTVPALAALHECAEEAELSVNETAAAYAEHRTGCLALVSDDMAGAEALLRSALDRYQEIGELNSNVLMGQVELGMTRAFQDDLAEAVRLCEDVRRVCEDHGERWARSYALYVLAYAAWREGDQGRARELLTDCLGSAHSFHDLLGSVLTVELLALVTVTEGDAAEAAVLQGAAGRMWPSVGLPLFGSAYYNAPHELCEAMARERLGDERYEDCVRAGALLDREAAVTRALGLGRPTAQALEALPVPRGPVRQTKVTPETQEPAASPTRKGGETAG from the coding sequence ATGCGAGAAGGACAGGGTGAGGACACCCCGGTGGCCGGCAATCTGCCCCTGGAGCTCGACGCGTTCGTCGGACGCACGGCCGAACTGACGGGGCTGGCCGAGGCGCTCGCCGGGACCCGGCTGGTGACGGTGACCGGGGTGGGCGGGGTGGGCAAGTCCCGGCTCGCCGCCCGCGCCGCCGCCCGGTCCGCGCCGCCGGACGGGGTGTGGCGGGTGGAACTGGCGCCGGTGCGCGATCCCGCGTTCGTCGACCACGCGGTGGTGGCGGCCCTGGGACTGACCGACCACACCACGCGCCCACCCCGCGAGACCCTCCTCGACCGGCTCGCCGACCGTCAACTCCTGCTGCTCCTGGACGGGTTCGAGCATCTGGTGGAGTCCTGCGCGGAGCTGGTGACCGAGTTACTGGGCCGGGCGCCCGGGCTGCGGGTGCTCGCCGTGGGCCGCAGACCGCTCGCGGTGCCGGGTGAGCGGCTGCTCCCGCTGGCGCCGCTGGGCGAGGACGAGGCGGTGGAACTGTTCACGGACCGGGCCGCCCTGCACGGGGTGGCGGTCGCGGACGACGCGGACGTACGGGAGCTGTGCCGCCGGCTGGACGGGATCCCGCTGGCCGTGGAGCTGGCGGCCGGGCGGCTGCGGGCGCTGTCCCCCGGGCAGTTGCTGGCCCGGCTCGACGACCGGTTCCGGCTGCTGACCAGGGCCGGCGGGGACTCGCCGTGGCGGCATCGGACACTGCGTACGGCGATCGGCTGGAGCCATGAACTGTGCACGCCCGAGGAGCGGTTGCTGTGGGCGCGGCTGTCGGTGTTCGCCGGGCGGTTCGACCTGGAGGCCGTGGAGTACGTGTGCAGCGGGCACGGTCTGCACTCCGAAGATGTCCTCGACGTGCTCTCGGAACTCCTCGCGCAGTCGGTGGTCTCCCGCGAGGAGACCGGCTCAGGCGTGCGGTACCGGATGCTCGACACCGTCCGGGCCTACGGCGCCGACTGGCTGGTGGCCACCGGGGACGCGGACCGGCTGCGGCGCCGGCACCGCGACTGGTACCTGGGCCTGGCGACCTGGTGCGAGCTGGACTGGTTCTCGCCACGCCAGTCCGAGGTCGCCGCGCGCGTGGAGGCGGAGCTGCCGAATCTGCGCAGCGCGCTGGAGCACTGTCTGTCCGAGCCCGACGAGGCACATCTGGGGCAGCTCCTCGCGGGCTCCCTGTGGTTCTACTGGGTCGGCTGCGGGCGGCTGTCGGAGGGGCGGCACTGGCTGGACCAGGCGGTGCGGCTGGACTCCGGACATGAGCAGTCCCGGCTGAAGGCCCTGTGGGTGCTCGGCTATGTGGCGATCCTCCAGGGCGACACGGTCCCCGCGCTCGCCGCCCTGCACGAGTGCGCCGAGGAGGCGGAGCTGTCGGTGAACGAGACCGCGGCGGCCTACGCCGAGCACCGCACTGGCTGTCTGGCCCTGGTCAGCGACGACATGGCCGGTGCCGAGGCGCTGCTGCGCTCGGCGCTGGACCGCTACCAGGAAATCGGCGAGCTCAACAGCAATGTCCTGATGGGCCAGGTGGAGCTGGGCATGACCCGGGCCTTCCAGGACGATCTGGCCGAGGCGGTACGGCTGTGCGAGGACGTGCGCCGGGTCTGCGAGGACCACGGCGAGCGCTGGGCCCGGTCGTACGCGCTGTACGTGCTGGCGTACGCGGCCTGGCGGGAGGGCGATCAGGGCCGGGCGCGGGAGCTGCTGACGGACTGTCTGGGCAGCGCACACTCCTTCCACGATCTGCTGGGCTCGGTGCTCACGGTGGAGCTGCTGGCCCTGGTCACCGTGACGGAGGGGGACGCGGCGGAGGCGGCGGTGCTGCAAGGGGCGGCCGGGCGGATGTGGCCCTCGGTGGGGCTGCCGCTGTTCGGCTCGGCCTACTACAACGCCCCGCACGAACTGTGCGAGGCCATGGCCCGGGAGCGGCTCGGCGATGAGCGGTACGAGGACTGCGTACGCGCCGGTGCCCTGCTGGACCGGGAGGCGGCGGTGACCCGGGCGCTGGGTCTGGGGCGGCCGACGGCGCAGGCGCTGGAGGCGCTGCCGGTGCCGCGCGGGCCGGTGCGGCAGACCAAGGTCACCCCCGAAACGCAGGAACCCGCCGCCTCGCCCACCCGGAAGGGCGGGGAGACGGCGGGCTGA
- the rpsD gene encoding 30S ribosomal protein S4 → MANQSRPKVKKSRALGIALTPKAVKYFEARPYPPGEHGRGRKQNSDYKVRLLEKQRLRAQYDVSERQLVRAYERAAKTQGKTGEALVIELERRLDALVLRSGIARTIYQARQMVVHGHIEVNGQKVDKPSFRVRPDDVVMVRERSREKTLFSIAREGGFAPEGETPRYLQVNLKALAFRLDREPNRKEIPVICDEQLVVEYYAR, encoded by the coding sequence GTGGCGAACCAGTCCCGCCCCAAGGTCAAGAAGTCGCGTGCCCTCGGCATCGCGCTGACCCCGAAGGCCGTCAAGTACTTCGAGGCCCGTCCCTACCCGCCGGGTGAGCACGGCCGTGGCCGCAAGCAGAACTCGGACTACAAGGTCCGTCTGCTGGAGAAGCAGCGTCTGCGTGCGCAGTACGACGTGTCCGAGCGTCAGCTCGTCCGCGCCTACGAGCGTGCCGCCAAGACCCAGGGCAAGACCGGTGAGGCCCTGGTCATCGAGCTCGAGCGTCGTCTCGACGCCCTGGTCCTGCGTTCGGGCATCGCCCGCACCATCTACCAGGCCCGTCAGATGGTCGTGCACGGCCACATCGAGGTCAACGGCCAGAAGGTCGACAAGCCGTCGTTCCGCGTCCGTCCCGACGACGTCGTGATGGTCCGCGAGCGCAGCCGCGAGAAGACCCTCTTCTCCATCGCCCGTGAGGGCGGCTTCGCCCCCGAGGGCGAGACCCCGCGCTACCTCCAGGTGAACCTCAAGGCCCTGGCGTTCCGCCTGGACCGTGAGCCGAACCGCAAGGAGATCCCGGTGATCTGCGACGAGCAGCTCGTCGTCGAGTACTACGCCCGTTGA